A single genomic interval of Chitinophaga sp. 180180018-3 harbors:
- a CDS encoding ATP-binding protein → MKRKEQPPTSAETGQAPELQYLRNLIEYRLQSSFNNTPASCPRLPPLQEWEIVKPELLEKLRCGPEEASLLLLALAPHIQPDFYDTAIQQLLPQAGEFPQLGGVRGKQFRGFLPTGDTALFLLAGNNWEQRMQVQELFEPDHVFARKKILWLEDAPMGEPIMSGKLMIDQDYVNLFLKGKTGRPHFSMHFPARLIATELTWNDLVLDESVLLQIRELETWLQHNPQLMNEWGMQHKLKKGYRALFYGPPGTGKTFTASLLGKYTGRDVYKIDLSMVVSKYIGETEKNLETLFAKAEDKGWILFFDEADALFGKRTSVRDAHDKYANQEVSYLLQRIEEFDGLVILATNMKNNIDDAFIRRFNAIVQFQVPGERERVAIWQRSFPSNIQFQDDLDIPGRVKKYEITGGNIINVVQYACLKAVERQSRLVRLDDVLNGIKKEMNKEGRSFTV, encoded by the coding sequence ATGAAAAGAAAGGAACAACCCCCAACATCCGCGGAAACAGGCCAGGCGCCTGAGTTACAATACCTGCGCAATCTGATTGAGTACCGGCTGCAATCGTCCTTCAACAATACCCCGGCCAGTTGCCCCCGGTTACCACCTCTGCAGGAATGGGAAATTGTGAAGCCGGAACTGTTGGAAAAGCTCCGCTGTGGCCCGGAAGAAGCCAGCTTGCTGTTGCTGGCCCTTGCTCCGCACATCCAGCCGGATTTTTATGATACGGCGATACAGCAGCTGTTGCCCCAGGCTGGCGAGTTCCCGCAGTTAGGCGGAGTAAGGGGGAAACAATTCCGGGGATTCCTGCCCACAGGAGATACCGCCCTTTTTTTGCTGGCTGGCAACAACTGGGAACAGCGGATGCAGGTGCAGGAACTGTTTGAGCCGGATCATGTTTTCGCCAGAAAAAAAATACTTTGGCTGGAAGATGCCCCCATGGGAGAACCCATCATGAGCGGCAAACTTATGATAGACCAGGATTATGTAAACCTTTTCCTGAAAGGTAAAACAGGACGCCCGCATTTCAGCATGCATTTCCCGGCCAGGCTCATCGCTACTGAGCTTACCTGGAACGATCTGGTGTTGGATGAAAGCGTATTGTTGCAAATAAGAGAACTGGAAACCTGGCTGCAGCACAATCCCCAGTTGATGAACGAATGGGGTATGCAGCATAAGCTCAAAAAGGGCTACCGGGCACTGTTCTACGGCCCGCCAGGTACCGGCAAAACCTTCACGGCCAGCTTGCTGGGCAAATACACCGGCCGGGATGTATACAAAATAGACCTGTCTATGGTCGTATCTAAATACATCGGCGAAACAGAAAAAAACCTGGAAACCCTCTTTGCTAAGGCAGAAGATAAGGGCTGGATCCTCTTCTTCGATGAAGCCGATGCACTCTTTGGCAAGCGCACCAGCGTACGTGACGCGCACGACAAATACGCCAACCAGGAGGTATCTTACCTGTTGCAACGCATAGAGGAATTTGATGGCTTGGTAATTCTGGCTACCAATATGAAAAATAATATAGACGATGCTTTCATCCGCCGTTTCAACGCCATCGTACAGTTCCAGGTGCCCGGCGAAAGAGAGCGGGTAGCCATCTGGCAACGTTCTTTCCCATCCAACATACAATTCCAGGACGATTTAGATATCCCCGGTCGCGTAAAAAAATATGAAATCACCGGCGGCAACATTATCAATGTCGTACAATATGCCTGCCTCAAGGCGGTGGAACGCCAATCGAGGCTGGTACGACTCGATGATGTGCTGAATGGCATTAAGAAAGAAATGAATAAAGAAGGGCGCTCATTTACAGTATAG
- a CDS encoding carboxypeptidase regulatory-like domain-containing protein → MRLRKLLSTFSLLLVSIITFGQVTTSSMTGSIRDDKNEGLIGATVKATHMPSGTVYGTVTRADGNYTIPGMRIGGPYKVEISYIGYQTKVLEGINLSLGEAYVINEKLTSGQNLQTVNIVGERSARLGQNKTGASTVINTRQLSTLPTVSRNITDFTRLTPQANGNNFGGRDGRYNNIQVDGANLNNNFGLSNDPMPGGGASPISLDAYDQISVNIAPYDVRQSGFTGAGINAVTKSGTNEFHGSLYGFYRDQSFNGTKVHDNVLTFPKTENKIIGGTLGGPIIKNKLFFFVSAEFEKSKAPGITTTPKGGSGQGTVSSTPIDSLKKLSDFLISKYGYNPGAYDNFPTFDTKNHKILAKIDWNINSVHKLTLKYSDFKGSEVAQLNATSVPNSTIGPFFVTGGSANGDTRLPNSRFGNASMSFNNSNYGFDHTVRSGTVELNSTFNAKMSNQLILTYTRNQDTRNSLGSPFPTVDIFDGTGKNYISFGTDPFTRNNDVINKIFSATDNFTYYANKHTFTGGITYEHQKLGNMFMPGSSSYYIYNTLQDFMTDKAPAFYANTYSLIPGTPSVYSAELKIGQLGVYAQDEYQVNEKLRLTLGVRADLPIYGQQPLENPAISALQFPDKNGNMTNYSTGTWPKKRILLSPRFGFRWDVEGDKSFIVRGGTGIFTGKIPFVYLTNMPTNSGMYQNQVVINKAADLAGIKFNPDPGTYLGKFPTTPSNVAPAGFTLIDPNFKFPQVFRTNIGVDKALGAGFVFTFDAMYTKDINAVRMRNANLKDPTSQLNANGDNRPWYPPTQTKGDKFVNVNQTSVILMENTSKGHSLALTAQVTKTFSNGLYGSVAYTFTSAKDVTGNPGNQAASIWQLNPNIGTSNAIELYNSQYSIPHRVVANISYRREYAKHFASTLSLFYEGQNLGRISYLVNGDINGDGNNAADLMYIYAKGTDVNFAPFTPRNSTRQFTVAEQQAAYDQFISNSKYLSKHKGEYAERNGALLPWYNKLDARFLQDFYITTKNNMRHTLQFSVDMLNLPNLLNKNWGVRQQTTFANPLVSKGVDATGKVTYNMTNVDNNTLLTSPFQDTRNNLSTWGMQLGLRYSF, encoded by the coding sequence ATGAGATTGAGAAAATTACTCTCTACCTTTTCATTGTTGCTCGTATCTATTATCACCTTTGGTCAGGTAACCACTTCCAGCATGACCGGAAGTATCAGAGATGATAAGAACGAGGGCTTGATCGGAGCCACCGTAAAAGCCACACATATGCCGTCAGGAACGGTATATGGTACTGTAACCAGAGCAGATGGTAACTACACCATTCCGGGTATGCGCATTGGCGGCCCGTACAAAGTAGAAATTTCCTATATCGGCTACCAAACCAAAGTACTGGAAGGCATCAACCTGAGCCTGGGTGAAGCTTACGTTATCAACGAAAAGCTGACCTCCGGCCAAAACCTTCAAACCGTTAACATCGTTGGCGAACGCTCTGCAAGACTGGGCCAGAACAAAACGGGGGCATCTACTGTCATCAACACCCGTCAGTTAAGCACACTCCCTACCGTAAGCCGTAACATCACCGATTTCACCCGCCTTACACCTCAAGCGAACGGAAATAATTTTGGCGGACGTGACGGACGTTACAACAACATCCAGGTAGATGGTGCCAACCTGAACAACAACTTCGGCCTCAGCAATGACCCGATGCCTGGTGGTGGTGCTTCTCCGATTTCTTTGGACGCCTACGATCAGATCTCCGTTAACATCGCTCCTTACGACGTAAGACAGTCCGGCTTTACCGGTGCTGGTATCAACGCCGTAACCAAAAGCGGTACCAACGAATTCCATGGCTCTCTCTACGGCTTTTACCGCGATCAGAGCTTTAATGGTACCAAAGTACACGACAATGTACTGACCTTCCCTAAAACCGAAAACAAAATCATCGGTGGTACTCTCGGTGGTCCGATTATCAAAAACAAACTGTTCTTCTTTGTAAGTGCAGAATTTGAAAAATCAAAAGCGCCGGGCATCACTACCACTCCTAAAGGTGGTTCAGGACAAGGTACAGTGTCTTCCACTCCTATCGACTCACTGAAGAAACTGTCTGATTTCCTGATTTCTAAATATGGTTACAATCCGGGAGCTTACGATAACTTCCCGACATTCGATACCAAGAACCACAAGATCCTTGCGAAGATCGACTGGAACATTAACTCTGTACATAAATTAACGCTGAAGTATAGCGACTTTAAAGGTAGCGAAGTGGCACAGCTGAATGCTACCAGCGTTCCGAACAGCACCATCGGGCCCTTCTTTGTAACAGGTGGTTCTGCTAATGGCGATACCCGCCTGCCAAACAGCCGTTTCGGCAACGCTTCTATGTCGTTCAACAATTCCAACTATGGCTTTGACCATACCGTAAGAAGCGGTACTGTGGAACTGAACAGCACCTTCAATGCAAAAATGTCGAACCAGCTGATCCTTACCTATACCCGGAACCAGGATACCCGTAATTCACTGGGTTCTCCGTTCCCGACTGTCGATATTTTTGATGGCACCGGTAAAAACTACATCAGCTTCGGAACAGATCCGTTCACCCGTAACAACGACGTGATCAATAAGATCTTCTCTGCAACTGACAACTTCACTTACTACGCTAACAAACATACCTTCACTGGTGGTATCACCTACGAACACCAGAAACTGGGTAACATGTTCATGCCAGGTTCTTCCAGCTATTATATCTATAATACCTTACAGGACTTCATGACAGATAAAGCGCCTGCGTTTTACGCCAATACTTATTCCCTGATCCCTGGTACTCCTTCGGTATATTCAGCAGAATTGAAAATTGGCCAGCTGGGTGTTTATGCACAGGATGAATACCAGGTGAATGAAAAACTGAGATTGACACTGGGTGTACGTGCCGATTTACCAATCTATGGCCAACAACCACTGGAAAACCCTGCTATCTCAGCGCTGCAGTTCCCTGATAAAAATGGTAACATGACCAATTACAGTACTGGTACATGGCCTAAAAAACGCATCCTGCTGTCGCCACGTTTTGGTTTCAGATGGGATGTTGAAGGTGATAAATCCTTCATCGTTCGTGGTGGAACTGGTATCTTCACCGGTAAAATACCTTTCGTATACCTGACCAACATGCCAACCAACAGTGGTATGTATCAGAACCAGGTAGTGATCAACAAAGCTGCTGATCTGGCTGGCATCAAATTCAACCCTGATCCGGGCACTTACCTGGGTAAATTCCCAACTACTCCATCTAACGTAGCGCCTGCAGGCTTTACCCTGATCGATCCTAACTTTAAGTTCCCTCAGGTGTTCAGAACCAATATCGGTGTTGACAAGGCCCTGGGTGCCGGATTCGTGTTCACTTTCGATGCGATGTATACCAAAGACATCAACGCCGTAAGAATGCGTAATGCCAACCTGAAAGATCCAACCAGTCAGCTGAATGCCAATGGCGATAACCGTCCATGGTATCCTCCTACTCAAACTAAAGGCGATAAATTCGTAAACGTAAACCAGACTTCTGTGATCCTGATGGAAAACACTTCTAAGGGTCACTCTCTGGCTTTAACCGCCCAGGTAACCAAAACCTTCTCTAATGGCTTATATGGTTCTGTGGCCTATACATTCACCAGTGCAAAAGATGTAACCGGTAACCCGGGTAACCAGGCTGCTTCTATCTGGCAGCTGAACCCTAACATCGGTACTTCCAATGCTATTGAACTGTACAACTCTCAGTACTCTATTCCTCACCGCGTAGTAGCTAACATCTCCTACCGCAGGGAATATGCCAAGCACTTCGCTTCTACCCTGTCACTGTTCTACGAAGGACAGAACCTGGGCAGAATCAGCTATCTTGTAAATGGTGATATCAACGGCGATGGTAACAACGCTGCCGATCTGATGTACATCTATGCAAAAGGTACTGATGTAAACTTTGCACCGTTTACTCCGAGAAATTCAACCAGACAGTTTACTGTTGCGGAACAACAGGCCGCTTACGACCAGTTTATTTCCAACAGCAAATACCTGAGCAAACACAAAGGTGAATATGCAGAAAGAAACGGAGCGCTGCTGCCATGGTACAACAAGCTGGATGCCCGCTTCCTGCAGGACTTCTATATCACCACTAAAAACAATATGCGTCACACCTTGCAATTCAGCGTGGATATGCTGAACCTGCCTAACCTCCTGAATAAAAACTGGGGCGTAAGACAGCAGACTACTTTTGCAAACCCACTGGTTAGCAAAGGAGTGGATGCAACAGGTAAGGTTACTTACAACATGACGAATGTTGATAATAACACCCTGCTCACCAGTCCGTTCCAGGATACCCGCAATAACCTCAGCACATGGGGTATGCAACTGGGGCTGAGATATAGCTTCTAA
- a CDS encoding bifunctional 3,4-dihydroxy-2-butanone-4-phosphate synthase/GTP cyclohydrolase II, with translation MLDTIEAAIEDIKKGKLVIVVDDEDRENEGDFITAARNVTPEIINFMSTHGRGLICAPLVEERCEELGLDLMVRDNTALHQTPFTVSVDLLGHGCTTGISAHDRAKTVQALIDPTTKPEHLGKPGHIFPLKAKTGGVLRRAGHTEATIDLARLAGFEPAGVLVEIMNEDGSMARLPELREIARKFDLKLISIKDLIAYLLSTETLIEEGVKVQMPTKYGNFELIAFKQINSGEIHMALKKGEWEKDEPVLVRVHSSCVTGDILHSLRCDCGEQLHAAMQMVEKEGKGLILYMNQEGRGIGLMNKLRAYKLQEEGLDTVEANLELGFKMDERDYGVGAQILRRLGLSKLRLITNNPRKRAGLSGYGLEVVENVPIEIHPNPHNENYLKTKRDKLGHDILRS, from the coding sequence ATGTTAGATACAATAGAAGCAGCTATAGAAGATATAAAAAAAGGTAAACTGGTGATCGTAGTAGACGATGAAGACCGTGAAAATGAAGGTGATTTTATCACAGCAGCACGGAATGTAACACCTGAGATTATCAATTTTATGAGCACTCACGGCCGTGGTTTGATCTGTGCTCCCCTCGTAGAAGAGCGTTGCGAAGAACTGGGCCTCGATCTGATGGTGCGCGACAATACCGCCCTTCATCAGACGCCGTTTACTGTATCTGTGGATCTGCTGGGGCATGGATGTACCACTGGTATTTCTGCGCACGACAGGGCCAAAACAGTACAGGCGCTGATTGATCCGACTACCAAGCCGGAACATCTGGGTAAACCTGGTCATATATTTCCGCTGAAAGCTAAAACCGGTGGCGTTTTGCGCCGTGCCGGCCATACCGAAGCTACTATCGACCTGGCCCGCCTGGCGGGGTTTGAACCTGCCGGCGTACTCGTGGAAATCATGAACGAAGATGGTTCCATGGCCCGCTTACCGGAGCTCCGCGAAATAGCCAGGAAATTTGATCTTAAACTGATCTCCATCAAAGACCTGATCGCCTACCTGCTCAGCACTGAAACCCTGATCGAAGAAGGTGTTAAGGTGCAGATGCCTACCAAATACGGTAATTTTGAGCTCATTGCTTTCAAACAGATCAACTCAGGAGAAATTCACATGGCCCTGAAGAAGGGAGAGTGGGAGAAAGATGAACCGGTGCTGGTAAGGGTGCACTCATCCTGCGTAACCGGCGATATACTCCATTCCCTGCGCTGCGATTGTGGCGAACAGCTGCACGCTGCCATGCAGATGGTGGAAAAAGAAGGCAAAGGCCTTATATTATATATGAACCAGGAAGGCAGGGGAATAGGCCTCATGAATAAACTGAGAGCCTATAAACTCCAGGAAGAAGGATTGGATACTGTAGAGGCAAACCTGGAACTGGGTTTCAAAATGGATGAAAGAGATTATGGCGTAGGAGCACAGATCCTCAGGCGCCTGGGGCTTTCCAAGCTGCGGCTTATTACCAATAACCCCCGCAAGCGCGCCGGATTAAGCGGATATGGGCTGGAAGTAGTGGAAAATGTACCCATCGAGATACATCCGAACCCGCATAACGAAAACTACCTGAAAACGAAACGGGATAAACTCGGACACGATATTTTGAGAAGCTAG
- a CDS encoding translocation/assembly module TamB domain-containing protein, with translation MPDKLYCLKKVRKISSVVLLCLFGLVILIGILINVPIVQNLLVHEVTSRLSERLKTEVEIDRVTFRLFNYMQMEGALIKDKNHDTLLYAGNLQVRITDWFFFQDKPVIKYIGLENAQVNLLRSRKDSVWNYHFLEEAFGTAAPDTSSKTSGGLSLDLKKIDLRNIRLNQVDAWIGEDMRAYAKRIYLDAKNLDLQKHNIDIQELTLTDPSFVISDYASSPLRHKRPRSPGSQVPDTGQLHDLRWNNANWKLLVKELNIKNGTFGVDNPDDSTKIEPGYFAPNHIRFNQINLSLTNTSLIKDSIIGDLSLRTKERSGFEVKKLTSRFKMSPVEMEFSQLDLETNRSHIGDYYTMQYSDINDMSDYVNDVFMQARFKNCKISSDDIAFFAPPLSGWKKEITLTGKARGPVSNLKASDIDLTAGNTTRLKGSLEMRGLPDIKETFIDFHTDELVTTGADVIQIMPAVKDVLNTVRIDKLTAIRFDGSYTGFINDFVAYGQFQTNLGRVNSDINFKTNRDVPVYSGSLKAVNFDIGTLLDNNNFTTISLDSKINGEGFNIKTLKASIDADIQEIALFGYNYHNIKTKGDMSRKFFNGSLTANDPNLDMDFAGTIDFNEALPVFRFNSEIRKCDLRAMHVTEDSVTLQAKLDLNFAGSNIDNFDGIARMYEVSVFKDNRRLEFDSLNVSSHMVDNKKVLEFAGSEVSGFVKGQYSFLQLPDAFHLLLNKYYPSYFSAPANKAINQDFTFAFNLGEVDKLLKGFTNQFTGFNQSKVTGALNTMNGGNLSLNVMVPEAGYQGYHVQDLQVKGDGNFNKVNISTSIGKVLSGKNVVLQDPVILANSSHDTSYVKVDLSAEDTSSLDGFYARVITVAEGVKINFLNSAFTVNERQWNVTPGNEIYWSKHFLTVKNLKINRNDQSITVETNEFNPDESKFIVTLKNLNLADVIPAQLITTRIEGITDGTINIADPTQNLDINASLSTRELRINNDSIGIVKLDGSYYHKTGEATFNVQSNNEGKSFLAQGKVGLTSTNNGIDGIVRLNGTSISLLNRYLTGYVSDLSGTVTGNLAIGGNTSQPSVKGTLSLDTVGVTVDYLGTHYRIPKLNINVDDNLIEFGNFLLVDQYNTKGTASGYISHDHFDKLNFDFDVTGRGFQFLNTTATNNDLFYGNVIADGKVYFSGPINDMQMHILARPIKGTHFYLPMSDSKDIGKYDYITFKTYGTEIEKKKKKDNTKLTVKLDIAANPDAQIDVILDATTGDIISANGTGNLQITVNTEGDFTMFGNYEINNGSYNFTFQRLTSWKFDIEKNSTITWNGDPTEARVNIVAKYSLPKVSLYNLVGQGSNVQADKLAARTERVDVLINLRGALMKPDISYSIELPDVGSLAYESGVAAHLKEINNDQNKALLQVWGLLFSNQFLPDDATSTAAANVGITGKNSVGQALSAQAQAILNNITGALLKNSGIGVNVNYRAYNIGGGLQDNSSVDRNQVSAGITSNLFNNRFRLYAGGDYDWGKTTSSANANRFAGDFRIEYLLTPDGRFRINAFSKTDYDVYALNNRTKSGVGISYIREYNRFNELFSSLRHKRPPLLDSLQRATIRKQEQEDSLRAQKADSVRTRQLDSLRFKKQ, from the coding sequence TTGCCGGATAAACTTTACTGCCTGAAAAAAGTACGGAAAATATCATCTGTAGTATTACTGTGTTTGTTTGGCCTTGTCATTCTGATTGGGATTCTGATCAATGTTCCCATAGTACAGAACCTCCTTGTACATGAGGTGACAAGCCGCCTGTCGGAGCGCCTGAAAACGGAAGTTGAAATAGACAGGGTAACATTCAGGTTGTTTAATTATATGCAGATGGAAGGCGCGCTGATAAAAGACAAAAACCACGATACCCTGCTGTATGCAGGCAACCTGCAGGTGCGTATCACTGACTGGTTCTTTTTCCAGGATAAACCCGTCATCAAATACATCGGTCTCGAAAATGCCCAGGTGAACCTGCTCCGTTCCCGGAAAGATTCTGTCTGGAACTATCATTTCCTGGAGGAAGCCTTTGGTACCGCTGCTCCTGATACCAGCAGCAAAACCTCCGGGGGACTGTCGCTCGACCTGAAGAAAATTGACCTCCGCAATATCCGGCTGAACCAGGTCGATGCCTGGATCGGTGAAGATATGCGCGCTTATGCCAAACGCATTTATCTCGATGCCAAAAACCTCGACCTGCAGAAGCATAACATCGATATTCAGGAACTGACGCTTACTGACCCCAGCTTTGTGATCAGTGACTATGCCTCTTCCCCGCTCCGGCATAAACGCCCCAGGAGCCCGGGTAGCCAGGTGCCCGACACCGGTCAGCTGCATGACCTGAGATGGAATAATGCCAACTGGAAGTTACTTGTTAAAGAGCTGAATATTAAAAACGGAACCTTTGGAGTGGATAACCCCGACGACTCCACCAAAATTGAGCCTGGCTATTTTGCTCCCAATCATATCCGCTTTAATCAGATCAATCTTTCGCTGACGAATACCAGTCTCATAAAAGACAGTATCATCGGAGATCTGAGCCTCCGTACCAAAGAACGCAGCGGGTTTGAGGTAAAGAAACTTACCAGCAGGTTTAAAATGTCGCCCGTGGAAATGGAGTTCTCCCAGCTCGATCTGGAAACGAACCGCAGCCACATTGGCGACTATTACACCATGCAATACAGTGATATCAATGATATGAGCGACTATGTGAACGATGTGTTCATGCAGGCCCGTTTCAAAAACTGTAAAATATCTTCTGACGATATCGCCTTCTTTGCTCCTCCCCTTTCCGGCTGGAAAAAAGAAATCACCCTCACCGGTAAAGCCCGTGGCCCCGTCAGCAACCTGAAGGCATCCGACATCGACCTCACGGCAGGTAATACCACCCGCCTGAAAGGAAGCCTGGAAATGCGCGGTTTGCCTGATATCAAAGAAACATTCATCGACTTCCATACTGATGAACTGGTGACCACCGGCGCCGACGTAATACAGATCATGCCGGCAGTCAAAGATGTGCTGAACACCGTGCGGATCGATAAACTCACTGCTATCCGTTTCGATGGCAGCTATACCGGTTTCATCAACGACTTCGTAGCCTATGGCCAGTTTCAGACCAATCTCGGCCGCGTGAATTCTGATATTAACTTTAAAACCAACCGCGATGTTCCGGTATATTCAGGTAGCCTGAAAGCCGTCAACTTCGACATAGGTACGTTGCTGGATAATAACAATTTCACTACCATCTCCCTGGACTCCAAGATCAACGGGGAAGGGTTTAATATCAAAACCCTGAAAGCCAGCATAGATGCGGACATACAGGAAATAGCACTTTTCGGATACAACTACCATAACATCAAAACGAAAGGTGATATGAGCCGCAAATTTTTCAACGGCTCACTGACGGCCAACGATCCTAATCTGGATATGGACTTCGCCGGTACTATCGATTTCAACGAAGCCCTGCCGGTATTCCGTTTTAATTCCGAAATACGTAAATGCGACCTGCGAGCCATGCACGTAACAGAAGATTCCGTTACCCTGCAGGCCAAGCTGGACCTTAACTTTGCCGGTAGCAACATCGATAACTTCGACGGTATCGCCCGGATGTACGAAGTATCGGTATTCAAGGACAACCGCCGCCTGGAATTCGACTCGCTGAACGTATCCTCTCATATGGTGGATAACAAAAAGGTGCTTGAATTTGCAGGCAGTGAAGTCAGCGGGTTTGTAAAAGGCCAGTACAGCTTCCTGCAGCTGCCCGATGCGTTTCACCTGTTACTGAACAAATACTACCCGTCCTATTTCAGCGCTCCCGCCAATAAAGCCATCAATCAGGATTTTACATTTGCATTCAATCTTGGTGAGGTCGATAAGCTGCTGAAAGGCTTTACCAATCAGTTTACCGGTTTCAATCAAAGTAAGGTAACAGGCGCCCTCAATACCATGAATGGCGGGAATCTCTCGCTGAATGTAATGGTACCGGAAGCCGGATACCAAGGATATCATGTACAGGATTTACAGGTAAAGGGAGATGGGAATTTCAACAAGGTCAATATCAGTACGAGCATCGGGAAGGTATTGTCGGGCAAGAACGTAGTGCTGCAAGATCCGGTCATACTGGCCAATTCCAGCCACGATACCTCCTACGTGAAAGTAGACCTTTCTGCAGAAGATACTTCTTCGCTGGATGGATTTTACGCCCGGGTGATTACGGTGGCGGAAGGCGTAAAGATCAATTTCCTCAACAGCGCTTTCACTGTAAACGAGCGCCAGTGGAATGTTACCCCCGGCAATGAAATTTACTGGAGCAAACATTTCCTCACAGTAAAAAATCTGAAGATTAACCGGAACGATCAGAGCATTACGGTAGAAACCAATGAATTCAATCCCGACGAATCCAAGTTCATCGTCACGCTCAAAAACCTGAACCTGGCGGATGTGATTCCCGCCCAGCTGATCACCACGCGTATAGAAGGCATTACCGATGGTACCATTAATATTGCAGATCCCACCCAAAACCTGGATATCAATGCTTCGCTGAGCACCAGGGAACTGCGTATCAATAACGACTCTATCGGCATTGTTAAACTGGATGGCAGCTATTATCACAAAACAGGCGAAGCCACCTTTAACGTACAATCCAACAACGAAGGAAAAAGCTTCCTGGCTCAGGGGAAAGTAGGACTAACCAGCACCAACAACGGCATCGATGGCATTGTCAGACTAAATGGCACGTCCATCAGTCTGCTGAACAGATACCTGACCGGTTATGTTTCAGATCTGAGCGGTACCGTTACCGGCAACCTGGCTATTGGTGGCAACACCAGCCAGCCTTCTGTAAAAGGCACGTTGAGTCTTGATACGGTAGGTGTTACCGTCGACTACCTCGGTACCCACTACCGGATCCCTAAGCTGAATATCAACGTGGACGATAATCTTATTGAATTCGGCAATTTCCTGCTGGTGGATCAATACAATACGAAAGGCACGGCCAGTGGGTATATCAGCCACGACCATTTCGATAAACTGAATTTCGATTTCGATGTAACAGGCCGCGGCTTCCAGTTCCTGAACACCACCGCTACCAATAATGATCTTTTTTATGGAAATGTAATCGCCGATGGTAAAGTGTATTTCTCCGGCCCGATCAACGATATGCAGATGCATATCCTGGCCAGGCCTATCAAGGGTACGCACTTCTACCTGCCTATGTCCGATAGCAAGGATATTGGTAAATATGATTACATCACCTTCAAAACCTATGGTACCGAAATAGAGAAGAAGAAAAAGAAAGATAATACCAAACTGACCGTCAAGCTGGACATTGCCGCCAATCCGGATGCACAGATTGATGTGATACTGGATGCCACCACCGGCGATATCATCTCTGCCAATGGTACTGGTAACCTCCAGATCACCGTGAATACAGAAGGCGACTTTACTATGTTTGGTAATTATGAGATCAATAACGGATCTTACAACTTCACCTTTCAACGACTTACCAGCTGGAAGTTTGACATTGAGAAAAACAGTACCATTACCTGGAACGGCGATCCTACAGAAGCGCGCGTAAACATCGTGGCTAAATATTCGCTGCCGAAGGTGAGTCTTTACAACCTGGTAGGCCAGGGAAGCAACGTTCAGGCCGATAAACTGGCAGCCCGTACAGAAAGAGTGGACGTGCTGATTAACCTGCGTGGCGCCCTGATGAAACCGGATATCAGTTATTCCATTGAACTGCCGGATGTGGGTAGTCTTGCTTACGAAAGCGGTGTAGCAGCCCACCTGAAGGAGATCAACAACGACCAGAACAAAGCACTGCTCCAGGTTTGGGGACTGCTGTTCTCTAACCAGTTCCTGCCCGACGACGCTACCTCAACAGCGGCCGCCAATGTGGGTATCACCGGTAAGAACAGCGTGGGTCAGGCGCTCTCCGCACAGGCGCAGGCCATATTGAACAATATCACCGGCGCGCTGCTTAAGAACAGCGGAATCGGGGTAAATGTGAATTACCGTGCCTATAACATCGGTGGCGGGCTACAGGACAATTCCTCCGTAGACCGCAACCAGGTGAGTGCCGGTATTACCAGCAATCTGTTCAACAACCGCTTCCGGTTATATGCCGGCGGTGATTACGATTGGGGGAAAACAACTTCTTCTGCCAACGCCAACCGGTTTGCGGGCGACTTCCGCATCGAATACCTCCTGACGCCCGATGGCCGTTTCCGTATCAATGCGTTCAGCAAAACCGATTACGACGTGTATGCCCTGAATAACCGCACCAAATCGGGTGTAGGTATTTCCTATATCCGTGAGTATAACCGCTTCAATGAGCTGTTCTCCAGCCTGCGGCACAAGCGGCCTCCCCTGCTGGATTCCCTGCAACGGGCCACTATCCGCAAACAGGAGCAGGAAGACTCCCTCCGTGCACAAAAAGCCGACTCAGTCCGCACCAGACAACTCGATTCCCTTCGCTTTAAGAAACAATAA